In Finegoldia magna ATCC 53516, a genomic segment contains:
- a CDS encoding ABC transporter ATP-binding protein, producing MKRNLNLIKRVMPYFKKYKFILMFDLFCAALTTLTDMVLPMILRRLTNAGLGTYTLTREMIFRMAALLLVIKIIDLLAGYYMTKTGHIMGAKIETDMRYDVFQHLQKLSDSYFNETKVGQIMARITSDLFDITEFSHHCPEEYFIGLIKIIVSFVILVRLNALLTVILFLSIPLMIVFASKYNRRMRKGFKEQKHHIGVLNADIEDSLLGVKVVKSFANEDVEIEKFQKGNKKFLDIKSETYASMAGFNTITKAFDGIMYIIVVLFGGLFLVEGKMSSGDIVAFILYVQTLLTTVRRIVEFTEQFQRGMTGIERFTEIMDQDIEIFDDEDAVDLKNVKGKIEIKDVSFKYNNNSENVLNNISFTINPGQKVALVGPSGGGKTTLCNLIPRFYDVEDGEILVEGIDVRKIKLQSLRSNIGMVQQDVYLFSGTVRENILYGKPDATEQEVIDAAKAAGAYDFIMNLENGFDTYVGERGVMLSGGQKQRISIARVFLKNPPILILDEATSALDNKSEFIVQESLENLAKGRSSLTIAHRLTTVQNADLILVLTEEGIIERGTHQELMEQKGYYYNLYTQGGRLLV from the coding sequence ATGAAAAGAAATCTTAATCTGATAAAAAGAGTTATGCCTTATTTTAAAAAATACAAATTCATTTTGATGTTTGATTTGTTCTGCGCGGCACTTACGACACTTACGGATATGGTGTTGCCGATGATTTTGAGAAGACTAACAAATGCAGGGCTTGGAACATACACTTTGACACGAGAAATGATTTTCAGAATGGCGGCTTTGCTTTTAGTAATCAAAATAATTGATTTGTTAGCTGGATATTATATGACAAAAACTGGTCACATAATGGGAGCAAAGATTGAAACGGACATGAGATACGATGTGTTCCAACATTTGCAAAAACTTTCCGATTCGTATTTTAACGAAACAAAAGTCGGACAAATTATGGCTAGAATCACATCGGATTTGTTCGATATAACAGAATTTTCGCATCACTGTCCAGAAGAATATTTCATTGGACTTATCAAAATAATAGTTTCATTTGTAATTTTAGTTAGATTGAACGCGTTGTTGACGGTGATTTTGTTCTTATCAATTCCACTTATGATTGTGTTTGCATCCAAATACAACAGAAGAATGAGAAAAGGGTTCAAAGAACAAAAACACCACATTGGAGTGTTGAATGCAGACATCGAAGACAGTTTGCTAGGGGTTAAAGTTGTAAAATCATTCGCGAATGAAGATGTCGAAATCGAAAAATTCCAAAAAGGAAACAAGAAATTCTTGGATATAAAATCAGAAACTTACGCATCTATGGCTGGATTTAACACGATAACAAAGGCGTTTGATGGAATAATGTACATTATCGTGGTTTTATTCGGTGGACTTTTCTTAGTCGAAGGGAAGATGAGTAGCGGGGACATCGTAGCGTTCATCCTATACGTTCAAACGCTACTTACAACAGTGAGAAGAATTGTAGAATTTACGGAACAATTCCAACGTGGAATGACTGGTATTGAAAGATTTACAGAAATCATGGATCAAGATATCGAAATTTTCGACGACGAAGACGCTGTGGATTTGAAAAATGTCAAAGGCAAAATCGAAATCAAAGATGTAAGCTTCAAATACAATAATAACAGCGAAAATGTGTTGAACAATATTTCATTTACGATAAATCCTGGACAAAAAGTTGCATTGGTTGGACCTTCTGGTGGAGGAAAAACGACGTTGTGCAATTTGATTCCAAGGTTTTACGATGTAGAAGACGGAGAAATTTTGGTGGAAGGAATTGACGTTCGCAAAATCAAACTTCAATCACTTCGTTCTAATATCGGAATGGTTCAACAAGATGTGTATTTGTTCAGTGGAACTGTCAGAGAAAATATTTTGTACGGAAAACCAGATGCGACAGAACAAGAAGTAATAGACGCAGCAAAAGCAGCGGGAGCGTACGATTTTATAATGAACTTGGAAAATGGATTTGACACTTATGTTGGAGAACGTGGAGTAATGTTATCAGGTGGTCAAAAACAAAGAATTTCAATCGCGAGAGTTTTCTTGAAAAACCCACCGATTTTGATATTAGACGAAGCGACATCAGCGCTTGATAACAAGAGCGAATTTATCGTGCAAGAATCGTTGGAAAACTTGGCAAAAGGAAGAAGTTCACTTACAATCGCCCACAGACTTACAACAGTTCAAAACGCAGATTTGATTTTGGTGTTGACTGAAGAGGGAATAATCGAACGAGGAACGCACCAAGAATTAATGGAACAAAAAGGATATTATTATAATTTGTACACACAAGGTGGAAGATTATTGGTGTAA
- a CDS encoding type II secretion system F family protein, which produces MKIDSLLKEDSILKKEINFKVSKKKLFLFLRQFSILLNAKIPIIEIINLLKEQKEFKQLKPSLDKVSENLNNGMSVSESFANDKNFDMFFTSMIKLGEESGRLDKVVYDLSKYYERTYDINKKVQNAMIYPIILTVTGIVMLIFMLKNVIPTFVDLFESSDMVLPLSTRILISVSTAINEKGLLILMILVLLIAGIIIAYRRTKFGYYLDKFKTTKSIFGKQRKIVISSEIARSLSITHKNSMTILDGLIIIQKSMKNKYYKQELSDIFREIESGEYTLEEAFNKRKITPQVFNSMLKVAENTGELGDIFEKLSEFYDGEVEYAIKSFISILEPMLIIFMAIIVGFIVISITIPMFDVINSFN; this is translated from the coding sequence ATGAAGATTGACAGTTTATTAAAAGAAGATAGTATATTGAAAAAGGAAATAAACTTCAAAGTTTCGAAGAAAAAACTGTTTTTGTTTTTGAGGCAATTTTCAATTCTTCTGAACGCCAAGATTCCAATCATCGAAATAATTAATTTACTTAAAGAACAAAAAGAATTCAAACAACTTAAACCAAGCTTGGACAAAGTTTCTGAGAATTTGAACAACGGCATGAGTGTGTCGGAAAGTTTCGCAAATGACAAAAACTTCGATATGTTTTTTACCTCAATGATTAAACTCGGAGAAGAAAGTGGAAGGCTAGATAAAGTCGTCTACGATTTGAGTAAATATTACGAGAGAACCTACGATATCAACAAAAAAGTTCAAAACGCGATGATTTATCCGATAATTTTGACCGTCACTGGGATTGTAATGCTGATATTTATGCTCAAAAACGTCATTCCTACATTTGTAGATTTGTTCGAAAGTTCTGACATGGTATTGCCGCTGTCTACAAGAATTTTAATTTCAGTATCCACTGCGATAAATGAAAAAGGATTATTAATTCTAATGATTTTAGTTTTACTAATAGCGGGGATTATCATTGCGTATCGAAGGACGAAATTTGGATATTACCTGGACAAATTCAAAACGACCAAATCAATTTTTGGAAAACAAAGAAAAATCGTAATCTCATCAGAAATTGCGAGAAGTTTGAGCATAACTCACAAAAACTCCATGACGATTTTGGACGGACTTATTATAATTCAAAAATCCATGAAAAACAAATACTACAAACAAGAACTTTCCGATATTTTCAGAGAAATAGAATCTGGAGAATATACGCTTGAAGAAGCATTCAATAAAAGGAAAATCACTCCGCAAGTGTTCAACTCCATGTTAAAAGTTGCAGAAAACACGGGAGAATTGGGAGATATTTTCGAAAAATTGTCTGAATTTTACGACGGGGAAGTAGAATATGCAATCAAATCATTCATAAGCATACTAGAGCCAATGCTCATAATATTCATGGCAATAATCGTTGGATTTATAGTAATTTCCATCACCATTCCGATGTTTGATGTGATAAATTCGTTTAATTAA
- a CDS encoding alpha/beta hydrolase family protein yields MKYFDYDSFKDFTFISKLKALKNSDDIFCVTTTANIKDNKYDSNIHKIGDNKNFTSSDKDSSFFELSDGDLLIVRNSEKEEDSDTTSFYRLPVNGGEAVKEFDIDLKNCEIIFELEDSFILKYEFDRHHEMNKITEEEKNEDVEVLTELPYFENAVGFTDKKRTRLARYFPSIDKMDILTDEFSNISSVDINDDKSKLVFARNSYENVMKIEDDLVEYDLKSGKESVILQGFMIMSVKYFNDDIVILATDGKEHGLNQDCEIYKVAGNKAIKLNKDHYCLYNSIGCDLKYSSGSQIEKTDDYMYFVILDGYGSAILRMDKNHNFDKIFSTNNSINMISVKNDDVYYVLISENHGQEVYKLNGEQLTHLNNDEYHISKKDKFTFENDGNSFTGWVIYPKDYDKNKKYPGVLSVHGGPKTVFGEVLFHEMELLSSKGYFVFYTNPRGSDGYGNEFMDIRGKYGDVDYSDLMKFTDIVMDKYPIDKLGYTGGSYGGFMANWMMTHTNRFDCFVSQRSISNWISFSLISDIGYYFGTDQNHTETVLDDYDKLWDKSPLKYAKNAHTPTLFIHSTKDYRCPVSEGMQMFQALKLNNTQTRFVMFYGENHELSRSGKPKNRIRRLKEICDWFDEYLR; encoded by the coding sequence ATGAAATATTTCGATTACGATTCATTTAAAGACTTTACATTTATTTCAAAGTTAAAAGCTTTAAAAAATTCAGACGATATTTTCTGTGTTACGACCACAGCTAATATAAAAGATAACAAATACGATTCAAATATTCACAAAATCGGAGACAATAAAAACTTCACGAGTTCCGACAAAGACTCTTCATTTTTTGAATTGAGTGATGGAGATTTATTGATTGTTAGAAATTCTGAAAAAGAAGAAGATTCTGACACGACGTCTTTTTACAGACTTCCTGTTAATGGTGGAGAAGCTGTAAAAGAGTTCGACATCGATTTAAAAAACTGTGAAATTATTTTCGAATTGGAAGATTCTTTTATCCTAAAATACGAATTCGATAGACATCATGAGATGAATAAAATCACAGAAGAAGAAAAAAACGAAGATGTCGAAGTTTTGACAGAACTTCCCTATTTTGAAAATGCAGTTGGATTTACCGACAAAAAAAGAACTAGACTTGCAAGATATTTTCCAAGCATCGACAAAATGGATATTCTGACAGACGAATTTTCAAATATTTCATCTGTCGACATCAATGATGACAAATCAAAACTTGTTTTCGCGAGAAATTCTTACGAAAATGTTATGAAAATCGAAGATGATTTAGTTGAATACGATTTGAAATCCGGAAAAGAGTCCGTGATTTTACAAGGTTTCATGATAATGTCTGTGAAATATTTCAACGACGATATCGTAATTCTCGCTACAGATGGAAAAGAACACGGACTGAACCAAGACTGTGAAATCTACAAAGTTGCAGGCAACAAAGCGATTAAACTAAACAAAGATCACTATTGTTTGTATAATTCTATCGGTTGTGATTTGAAATATTCTTCAGGTAGTCAAATCGAAAAGACTGACGACTACATGTATTTTGTGATTTTGGATGGATATGGCAGTGCGATTTTGAGAATGGATAAGAATCACAACTTCGATAAGATTTTCTCCACGAACAATTCTATCAATATGATTTCTGTGAAAAACGATGATGTGTACTACGTTTTGATATCTGAAAATCACGGACAAGAAGTTTACAAATTAAATGGAGAACAACTAACTCATTTGAATAATGACGAATATCATATAAGCAAAAAAGACAAGTTTACGTTTGAAAATGATGGTAATTCATTCACAGGCTGGGTAATTTACCCAAAAGATTACGATAAAAATAAAAAATATCCAGGCGTTTTGTCCGTACACGGCGGTCCAAAAACTGTTTTCGGTGAAGTATTGTTCCATGAAATGGAATTACTGTCTTCTAAAGGATACTTCGTTTTCTATACAAATCCACGTGGAAGTGACGGATATGGAAATGAATTTATGGATATAAGAGGAAAATACGGAGATGTAGATTATTCAGATTTGATGAAATTCACAGATATTGTTATGGACAAATACCCTATCGACAAACTTGGCTACACCGGAGGATCTTACGGAGGATTCATGGCAAATTGGATGATGACTCACACTAACAGATTCGATTGTTTTGTAAGTCAACGCTCGATTTCAAATTGGATTTCTTTCAGTTTGATTTCGGATATTGGATATTATTTTGGAACGGATCAAAACCACACTGAAACAGTGTTAGATGATTATGATAAATTGTGGGACAAATCTCCGCTAAAATACGCAAAAAATGCACACACTCCAACTCTTTTTATTCATTCCACAAAAGATTACAGATGTCCGGTGTCTGAAGGAATGCAAATGTTTCAAGCTTTGAAACTTAACAACACACAAACAAGGTTTGTGATGTTTTACGGAGAAAACCACGAACTTTCACGTTCTGGAAAACCTAAAAACAGAATCAGAAGATTAAAAGAAATCTGCGATTGGTTTGATGAATATTTGAGGTAG
- a CDS encoding insulinase family protein: MQDYKNFKLIDTRELSDINSTAFLFEHEKTKAKVLKLANDDENKVFSIAFKTIPQDSTGVAHIMEHSVLNGSKKYTTREPFMDLVKSSLQTFLNAITYPDKTCYPVASRNAKDFKNLVDVYLDAVFNPIVYEKKNIFYQEGWHYEIKNIDDDIKYNGVVYNEMKGAYSSIYTIIFDELFKYLYPDTTYAHSSGGNPYNIPDLTYEKFLEFHDKYYHPSNSFIYFYGNGNIEEELDHLSEYLEEYDYKKIDSDIPYQKPFEETKKVEVEYNISKDENPDGKDVLVYAANVGHITNVKDAFVSTILSDVLFSNESAIIKEKLLQENICESVENVSSYGQEITMGVIAENSNVKNTEKFEALVKRELENIVKNGIDKDELTSTLNKLEYDLKEAGSFHTKGVIYFLKSALSFMYSDSYYDQLQFSETLAECRKLIDTDYYEKFIEEKLLNNNFKLILSLKATPGLNLKKDNEVKEKLKQYKESLSDEELNELVDLNKKLEQFQSEEDTKEQKDTIPTLELSDIDAKLEDVERIEKKIDNYTFLNPSLFTSNIHYASFMFDLSKFSQKDYFYLSLLSDYIGLSDTTNYDYKKLYTQTYLASGGIFTAIHLNNTKNGQDLKSKFVFSFKTIEKTEDECIKILEEYLFNVKFEDKNRFKNILQNLKQEYKTRILEAGNQFALTRSMASFSEKSVLEDECSGISYYEKLCDVLNDFDEKADITLKKLKDYYEKIVNSNDMIVSIINEKDSANKFFDKLQKLLIAKMNTEDIDIKSSPTKFFKLKEAYKTSSNVNYVVKSADLKKYGFEYNSKITVLTNILNTSFLYNEVRAKGGAYGVGMSVSLNGILYVYSYRDPNIKNTIDIYDQIDKFVENMNFDEKEMKQFIIGTVNQFNPPMTTFTKGSRSINMYLSGRTIEDYENYLENMLHTTVDDLKQFAEIIKKAMKENHLVVVGNDTKIDEDANLFDKIINVE; encoded by the coding sequence ATGCAAGATTATAAAAATTTTAAATTAATAGATACAAGAGAATTGTCAGACATCAATTCTACTGCATTTCTTTTCGAACACGAAAAGACAAAAGCAAAAGTTTTGAAGCTCGCTAACGACGACGAAAACAAAGTATTTTCAATCGCATTCAAGACAATTCCACAAGACAGCACAGGTGTCGCTCACATAATGGAGCATTCAGTATTAAACGGCTCCAAAAAATACACAACTCGTGAACCATTTATGGATTTGGTAAAATCATCGCTACAAACTTTTTTGAATGCGATAACTTATCCCGATAAAACTTGCTATCCTGTCGCAAGTCGTAACGCCAAGGATTTCAAAAATCTCGTGGACGTTTATTTGGATGCGGTGTTCAATCCAATTGTTTACGAAAAGAAAAATATTTTCTATCAAGAAGGATGGCACTACGAAATTAAAAATATCGACGATGATATCAAATACAACGGTGTTGTGTACAACGAAATGAAAGGCGCTTACAGTTCAATTTATACGATTATTTTCGATGAATTGTTCAAATATTTGTACCCAGACACAACTTACGCGCATTCATCTGGTGGTAATCCTTACAACATTCCAGATTTAACTTACGAAAAATTCTTGGAATTCCACGACAAATACTACCACCCATCAAATTCGTTCATTTATTTCTACGGAAATGGAAATATCGAAGAAGAATTAGATCATCTGTCAGAATATTTGGAAGAATATGATTACAAAAAAATCGACTCAGACATTCCTTACCAAAAACCATTTGAAGAAACTAAAAAAGTCGAAGTCGAATACAACATATCAAAAGACGAAAATCCTGACGGAAAAGATGTATTGGTATATGCTGCAAATGTCGGACACATCACAAATGTAAAAGACGCATTCGTATCAACTATTTTAAGTGATGTATTGTTCTCCAACGAATCTGCAATAATCAAAGAAAAATTATTACAAGAAAATATCTGTGAATCTGTCGAAAACGTATCATCTTACGGTCAAGAAATCACAATGGGCGTTATCGCTGAGAATTCAAATGTAAAAAACACCGAAAAGTTTGAAGCATTGGTTAAAAGAGAATTAGAAAACATCGTAAAAAACGGAATCGACAAGGACGAGCTTACTTCAACTCTTAACAAATTAGAATACGATTTAAAAGAAGCAGGAAGTTTCCACACAAAAGGAGTCATATATTTCTTAAAATCAGCTTTAAGTTTTATGTACTCAGATAGCTACTACGACCAATTGCAATTCTCAGAAACTCTAGCTGAATGCAGAAAATTAATCGACACTGATTATTACGAAAAATTCATCGAAGAGAAATTATTGAACAACAATTTCAAATTAATTTTATCTTTGAAGGCAACGCCTGGTCTTAATTTGAAAAAAGACAACGAAGTCAAGGAAAAGTTGAAACAATACAAGGAAAGTTTGTCCGATGAAGAGTTGAATGAATTAGTAGACTTAAACAAGAAATTGGAACAATTCCAATCAGAAGAAGACACAAAAGAACAAAAAGATACTATTCCTACATTGGAACTTTCCGATATTGACGCAAAACTTGAAGATGTTGAAAGAATTGAAAAGAAAATCGACAACTACACATTCTTAAATCCAAGTCTGTTCACATCAAACATTCATTACGCATCATTTATGTTTGATTTGTCGAAGTTCTCTCAAAAAGATTACTTCTATTTGTCACTTTTATCCGATTATATTGGACTTAGCGACACTACAAATTACGACTACAAAAAATTATACACTCAAACATATCTTGCATCAGGTGGAATATTCACTGCAATTCATTTGAACAATACAAAAAACGGCCAAGATTTGAAATCCAAATTTGTGTTCAGCTTCAAAACAATAGAAAAAACAGAAGACGAATGTATCAAAATCTTGGAAGAATACTTGTTCAATGTGAAATTCGAAGACAAAAATAGATTCAAGAACATCCTTCAAAACCTAAAACAAGAATACAAAACGAGAATACTTGAAGCTGGAAACCAATTCGCATTGACAAGATCAATGGCATCATTCTCAGAAAAAAGCGTGTTAGAAGATGAATGTTCAGGAATTAGCTACTACGAAAAATTGTGCGATGTTTTGAATGATTTCGACGAAAAAGCAGACATCACGTTGAAGAAATTAAAAGATTACTACGAAAAAATCGTAAATTCAAACGATATGATTGTAAGCATAATCAATGAGAAAGATTCTGCAAACAAATTCTTCGACAAATTACAAAAATTGTTGATTGCTAAAATGAACACAGAAGACATCGACATCAAATCTTCTCCAACAAAATTCTTCAAATTAAAAGAAGCATACAAGACTTCATCAAATGTGAATTACGTTGTCAAATCAGCTGATTTGAAAAAATACGGATTTGAATACAATTCCAAAATAACCGTGTTGACAAATATACTAAACACTTCATTCTTATACAACGAAGTCCGTGCAAAAGGCGGCGCTTACGGAGTTGGAATGAGCGTAAGCTTGAATGGAATATTGTACGTATATTCCTACAGAGATCCTAACATCAAAAACACAATCGATATTTACGATCAAATCGACAAATTTGTTGAAAACATGAACTTCGATGAAAAAGAAATGAAACAATTCATCATAGGAACTGTAAACCAATTCAACCCACCGATGACTACATTCACAAAAGGAAGCCGTTCGATCAACATGTATTTGTCCGGAAGAACGATAGAAGATTATGAAAATTATCTTGAAAATATGCTACACACAACTGTGGATGATTTGAAACAATTTGCTGAAATAATCAAAAAAGCAATGAAAGAAAACCACCTAGTAGTTGTAGGTAACGACACAAAAATCGACGAAGATGCAAATCTTTTCGACAAAATAATAAACGTGGAATAA
- a CDS encoding GspE/PulE family protein — translation MKDINCNAVGIFLFVDRFNYFNDIIKLDIYKETTMEINDNILFVNSIIDDAIRKNSSDIHIEPFEENVRIRFRINGSLVEYKTVDKSMHSKIITRIKIMSELDIAEKRLPQDGRITYTYENSKIDLRISIINTIHGQKCVIRILNPESFKIGIQNLGISENEQRMIEGFTKFENGMVLICGPTGSGKTTTLYTMLESENTIDKNIITIENPVEYNIFGINQIQINEKIGLRFDNTLKFVLRQDPSVIMVGEIRDLETAKLAIRASITGHKVYSTIHTDDCYQSIIRLMDMGIEDYMIRASLKVVIAQRLVRKLCPHCKKKVTPTPSQMEVFRSNGLNPTEIYEPGSCDECSSGYDGRMAVMQILKIDDDLRNLIKKDMNLKSLKNYSEENHIDSLFKKALIQVAKGNTSFDEAMRLYNED, via the coding sequence ATGAAAGATATCAACTGCAATGCAGTTGGTATTTTTTTGTTTGTAGATAGATTTAATTATTTTAATGATATAATTAAATTAGATATATACAAGGAGACAACAATGGAAATCAACGATAATATTTTATTTGTAAATTCTATAATTGATGATGCAATTAGGAAAAATTCCAGCGATATTCACATCGAACCATTCGAAGAAAATGTCAGGATTAGATTCAGAATCAATGGGAGTTTGGTGGAATACAAAACTGTAGACAAGAGTATGCATTCGAAGATAATTACTAGAATTAAAATAATGAGTGAGCTTGATATCGCAGAAAAGAGACTTCCACAAGACGGAAGAATTACATATACTTACGAAAATTCCAAGATTGATCTTAGAATTAGTATTATCAACACAATTCATGGGCAAAAATGCGTTATCAGAATTTTGAATCCAGAATCTTTTAAAATCGGTATTCAAAATCTTGGGATTTCTGAAAATGAACAACGAATGATTGAAGGATTTACGAAATTTGAAAATGGAATGGTGTTGATTTGTGGGCCGACAGGAAGTGGCAAAACTACGACGCTTTACACAATGCTAGAAAGTGAAAACACAATCGACAAAAATATTATCACGATTGAAAATCCAGTTGAGTACAATATTTTTGGAATAAATCAAATTCAAATTAACGAAAAAATCGGGCTGAGATTTGACAATACATTGAAGTTTGTACTTAGACAAGACCCATCCGTAATAATGGTCGGTGAAATCAGAGATTTGGAAACAGCGAAACTTGCAATCAGAGCGTCAATCACAGGACACAAAGTTTATTCAACAATTCATACAGACGACTGCTATCAATCGATTATCAGGCTGATGGATATGGGAATTGAAGATTACATGATAAGAGCATCACTCAAAGTTGTCATCGCGCAAAGATTGGTCAGAAAATTGTGCCCTCATTGTAAGAAAAAAGTCACGCCAACTCCTTCACAAATGGAAGTTTTCAGATCAAACGGATTAAATCCAACTGAAATTTATGAGCCAGGAAGCTGCGATGAATGTAGTTCCGGTTACGACGGAAGAATGGCTGTAATGCAAATATTAAAAATCGACGATGATTTGAGAAATTTAATCAAAAAAGATATGAATTTAAAATCCTTGAAAAACTACAGCGAGGAAAATCACATCGACAGTTTATTCAAAAAAGCGTTAATTCAAGTAGCTAAGGGAAACACTTCATTTGACGAAGCGATGAGGTTGTACAATGAAGATTGA